One Streptomyces lincolnensis genomic region harbors:
- a CDS encoding organic hydroperoxide resistance protein, whose protein sequence is MDALYTAVATATHGRDGRAYTNDGKIDVALAPPAELGGNGQGTNPEQLFAAGYAACFGSALGLVGRQAKVDVSDAAVTAEVGIGKQGEGFGLKVTLRVELPDSVDATTGRKLVDQAHQVCPYSNATRGNIEVDLVVE, encoded by the coding sequence ATGGACGCGCTCTACACCGCTGTCGCCACCGCCACCCACGGCCGGGACGGCCGCGCCTACACGAACGACGGCAAGATCGACGTCGCTCTCGCGCCGCCGGCGGAGCTGGGCGGCAACGGCCAGGGCACCAACCCGGAGCAGCTCTTCGCCGCCGGTTACGCCGCCTGCTTCGGCAGCGCCCTCGGTCTCGTCGGCCGCCAGGCCAAGGTCGACGTCAGCGACGCCGCAGTCACCGCCGAGGTCGGCATAGGCAAGCAGGGCGAGGGCTTCGGCCTCAAGGTCACCCTCCGCGTCGAGCTGCCGGACTCCGTGGACGCGACGACCGGCCGCAAGCTGGTCGACCAGGCCCACCAGGTCTGCCCCTACTCCAACGCCACCCGTGGCAACATCGAGGTCGACCTCGTCGTCGAGTAA
- a CDS encoding bifunctional glycosyltransferase/CDP-glycerol:glycerophosphate glycerophosphotransferase, producing MPRFSIIVPSHGVVGRLSLALDSVLAQSFGDFELIPVCDGPQSPAADVVAGYVRRDSRVAPVHSPPSAGPAGARNTGTRAATGAYLLFLDGDDVLVPGALAELAARLDATGDVDVLHFEHERTPWWEGEPTNPAAKVLARTPKGAFSPEEAPHVTGVRLPAWSAAYRRAFVAEHRLAFPDGHFTDIGFAGLSALRAERVAVLRAVVVRHLVRRQGSRLSLPGEHHVELLDQAEALLTRAVEEGLSGERYKELFEQLFAAILKTAAHPRRLGSRRRAFFRRASRLYGRHRPAGYRPPGGSLGVQHRLLASGAYTAFRALRGANQKAARAIEAVPRPRGLRTRLLYRRHLSRPLDPNLAVYCAYWGRGYACNPAAIHAKARELAPHIRSVFLVEPDQAHAMPEGVDYAVIGGRRYWEVLARATYLINNANFAEGVVKRRGSVHLQTQHGTPLKKMGVDQSTYPVVAATTGSFARLLGRVDRWDYNLSSNRHSTEMWERAFPGSYEQLEYGYPRNDVYCTATGEDVTRVRRELGVPEGSTAVLYAPTHRDHHTGFETALDLEAFCEEAGPDVVVLLRAHYFYDRGLSRATGRIIDVTSHRSSEDVCLAADALVTDYSSIMFDYANLDRPIVVYADDWEVYRETRGVYFDLLAAPPGPVARTPEELARVFRDGSWRGPESAAARAAFRTRFCEFDDGRAAERVVRRVLLGEPPEAIPPVIPLAERVPAPAATTLVRS from the coding sequence ATGCCCCGCTTCAGCATCATCGTGCCGTCCCATGGGGTCGTGGGGCGGCTGTCCCTGGCACTGGACTCGGTCCTCGCCCAGTCCTTCGGCGACTTCGAGCTGATCCCGGTCTGCGACGGCCCTCAGTCCCCGGCCGCGGACGTCGTCGCCGGGTACGTCCGCCGGGACTCCCGGGTGGCCCCGGTGCACTCGCCGCCGTCGGCGGGACCGGCCGGGGCGCGGAACACCGGGACGCGGGCGGCGACCGGCGCGTATCTGCTGTTCCTCGACGGCGACGACGTGCTCGTACCGGGGGCGCTGGCGGAGCTGGCCGCACGGCTCGACGCGACCGGGGACGTCGACGTGCTGCACTTCGAGCACGAGCGGACGCCGTGGTGGGAGGGCGAACCCACCAACCCGGCGGCAAAGGTGCTCGCGAGGACACCGAAGGGCGCGTTCTCGCCGGAGGAGGCCCCGCACGTGACCGGCGTCCGGCTGCCCGCGTGGAGCGCCGCCTACCGTCGGGCGTTCGTCGCCGAACACCGGCTCGCCTTCCCCGACGGCCACTTCACGGACATCGGTTTCGCCGGCCTGAGCGCCCTGCGCGCCGAGCGCGTCGCGGTGCTGCGCGCGGTCGTCGTACGGCATCTGGTGCGCCGGCAGGGCAGCCGCCTGAGCCTGCCGGGCGAGCACCACGTCGAACTCCTGGACCAGGCGGAGGCGTTGCTGACGCGGGCCGTGGAGGAAGGGCTGTCCGGGGAGCGGTACAAGGAGCTGTTCGAGCAGCTCTTCGCCGCGATCCTGAAGACGGCCGCGCACCCGCGCCGGCTGGGCTCGCGGCGCCGCGCCTTCTTCCGCCGGGCGAGCCGCCTGTACGGGCGTCACCGCCCCGCCGGGTACCGGCCGCCGGGCGGCAGCCTGGGCGTGCAGCACCGGCTGCTCGCGTCCGGGGCGTACACCGCGTTCCGGGCGCTGCGCGGCGCGAACCAGAAGGCGGCGAGGGCGATCGAGGCCGTCCCGCGCCCCCGCGGCCTGCGCACCCGCCTCCTGTACCGCCGCCATCTGAGCCGCCCCCTGGATCCGAACCTCGCCGTGTACTGCGCGTACTGGGGCCGCGGCTACGCCTGCAACCCGGCCGCGATCCACGCCAAGGCCCGCGAACTGGCCCCCCACATCCGCTCGGTGTTCCTGGTCGAGCCGGACCAGGCGCACGCCATGCCCGAGGGAGTCGACTACGCCGTGATCGGCGGCCGCCGCTACTGGGAGGTCCTGGCCCGCGCCACGTACCTGATCAACAACGCCAACTTCGCGGAGGGCGTGGTCAAGCGCCGCGGCAGCGTGCACCTCCAGACCCAGCACGGCACGCCGCTGAAGAAGATGGGCGTCGACCAGTCGACGTACCCGGTGGTGGCCGCCACGACCGGCAGTTTCGCCAGGCTCCTGGGGCGCGTGGACCGCTGGGACTACAACCTCTCCTCCAACCGTCACTCCACCGAGATGTGGGAGCGGGCCTTCCCCGGCTCGTACGAGCAGTTGGAGTACGGCTATCCGCGCAACGACGTCTACTGCACGGCGACCGGCGAGGACGTGACCCGCGTCCGGCGCGAGCTGGGCGTCCCCGAGGGCAGCACGGCCGTGCTGTACGCGCCCACCCACCGCGACCACCACACCGGCTTCGAGACCGCCCTGGACCTGGAGGCGTTCTGCGAGGAGGCCGGACCGGACGTGGTCGTGCTGCTGCGCGCCCACTACTTCTACGACCGCGGGCTCTCCCGGGCCACCGGCCGGATCATCGACGTCACCTCGCACCGCTCCTCGGAGGACGTCTGCCTGGCCGCCGACGCGCTGGTCACCGACTACTCCTCGATCATGTTCGACTACGCCAACCTGGACCGCCCGATCGTCGTGTACGCCGATGACTGGGAGGTCTACCGGGAGACCCGGGGCGTCTACTTCGACCTGCTCGCGGCGCCGCCGGGCCCGGTGGCCCGCACCCCGGAGGAACTGGCGCGGGTGTTCCGCGACGGCTCCTGGCGGGGCCCGGAGTCGGCGGCCGCGCGGGCCGCGTTCCGGACGCGGTTCTGCGAGTTCGACGACGGACGGGCCGCCGAACGCGTCGTACGGCGGGTGCTGCTGGGTGAGCCGCCCGAGGCGATCCCGCCGGTGATCCCCCTCGCCGAGCGGGTGCCAGCCCCCGCCGCGACGACCCTCGTGAGGAGCTGA
- a CDS encoding carbohydrate ABC transporter permease has protein sequence MTADAGSLTKAAPPSTTEVKAKQSVGSRLAEAVSGGAVRIFLIVVGLFWLVPTIGLLISSLRPPQEMTASGWWEVFSKPSQLTLESYDKLLQNSDITNSLFNTVLITVPATVLVVVIGALAGYAFAWMEFPGRDWWFLGVVGLLVVPVQVALIPVAELFGKIGLFGSIMGVVLFHTGFGLPFAVFLLRNFFAEIPKELLEAARLDGAGELRLFARVVMPLGGPAIASLGIFQFLWVWNDMLIALVFSNADSQPVTVALQTQMRAFADNVDVLAPGAFISMVVPLAVFFAFQRQFVSGVMAGAVK, from the coding sequence ATGACAGCGGACGCCGGCAGTCTCACCAAAGCGGCACCACCGAGCACCACGGAGGTCAAGGCCAAGCAGTCGGTCGGCTCACGGCTGGCGGAAGCCGTCAGCGGGGGCGCGGTCCGGATCTTCCTCATCGTCGTCGGCCTGTTCTGGCTGGTCCCGACGATCGGTCTGCTGATCTCGTCGCTGCGTCCACCGCAGGAGATGACGGCCAGCGGCTGGTGGGAGGTCTTCAGCAAGCCGTCCCAACTCACCCTGGAGAGCTACGACAAGCTCCTCCAGAACAGCGACATCACCAACTCGCTCTTCAACACCGTACTGATCACGGTCCCGGCGACGGTCCTCGTCGTCGTCATCGGCGCGCTCGCGGGCTACGCGTTCGCGTGGATGGAGTTCCCGGGCCGTGACTGGTGGTTCCTGGGTGTGGTCGGCCTGCTGGTGGTGCCGGTGCAGGTGGCGCTGATCCCGGTCGCCGAACTCTTCGGCAAGATCGGCCTGTTCGGCTCCATCATGGGCGTGGTGCTGTTCCACACCGGGTTCGGCCTGCCCTTCGCGGTGTTCCTGCTGCGGAACTTCTTCGCCGAGATCCCGAAGGAACTGCTGGAGGCGGCCCGCCTGGACGGTGCGGGTGAACTGCGGCTGTTCGCCCGCGTCGTGATGCCGCTCGGCGGGCCCGCGATCGCGAGCCTGGGCATCTTCCAGTTCCTGTGGGTGTGGAACGACATGCTGATCGCGCTGGTGTTCTCCAACGCCGACAGCCAGCCGGTCACGGTCGCGCTCCAGACGCAGATGCGGGCCTTCGCCGACAACGTCGACGTCCTGGCCCCCGGCGCCTTCATCTCCATGGTGGTCCCGCTGGCCGTGTTCTTCGCGTTCCAGCGGCAGTTCGTCTCCGGGGTGATGGCGGGGGCGGTCAAGTAG
- a CDS encoding MarR family winged helix-turn-helix transcriptional regulator, translating to MTPTPTPAAASAEWLRLDSQICFSLHAASRAFNSVYRVALKELGLTYPQYLVMLVLWEEDDLPVKKLGERLRLDSGTLSPLLKRLEAAGLVRRERSARDERSVEVRLTEEGVTLRERALQVPRRIGRATGLDPREIHDLRDRLDQLTATLDAAALEETPGRQ from the coding sequence ATGACCCCGACGCCGACACCGGCGGCAGCCTCAGCCGAGTGGCTCCGCCTGGACTCCCAGATCTGCTTCTCCCTGCACGCCGCCTCGCGCGCCTTCAACAGCGTCTACCGCGTGGCGCTCAAAGAGCTCGGACTGACCTATCCGCAGTACCTGGTGATGCTGGTGCTGTGGGAGGAGGACGACCTCCCCGTGAAGAAGCTCGGCGAGCGCCTGCGCCTCGACTCGGGCACACTCTCCCCGCTCCTCAAGCGACTTGAGGCGGCCGGTCTCGTACGCCGGGAGCGCAGCGCGCGCGACGAGCGCTCGGTGGAGGTGCGGCTGACCGAGGAGGGCGTGACCCTGCGCGAGCGCGCTCTCCAGGTACCGCGCCGCATCGGCCGGGCCACCGGCCTCGACCCCCGCGAGATCCACGACCTGCGCGACCGCCTCGACCAGCTCACGGCGACCCTGGACGCGGCGGCGCTGGAGGAGACACCGGGGCGCCAGTAG
- a CDS encoding bifunctional glycosyltransferase/CDP-glycerol:glycerophosphate glycerophosphotransferase: MPRFSVIVPVFRVQGFLRECLDSVLEQSYRDIEVIAVDDRSPDGCGAILDEYAAGDERVRVLHLPENVGLGRARNAGMPHATGDFLFFLDSDDTLTPGALRAMADRLAESADPDVLVFDYARTHWWGGTRRNVLAHLLAQAAEGTFTAAERPEILDLLMVVWNKVYRRDFVEREGFTFPPGYYEDTPWTFPVMLSAERIATLDRICLNYRQRRQGNILSTTSRKHFDIHDQYERVFAFLDSRPALASWRPYLHTKMGEHCLDILSKPDRLPSSDKGEFFRRTAELFREHKPAGAVVPPELRVLEGGYAAYRVKRQAGRAGRELGRRAGQVRGAAAVRAARGRSVVAAHRPLDPDLVLYAASSHRGVLGDPAAIHRKAREIAPRLRGVWVVRDEEEAATAGLLPPDVEHVVLNSPRHHRLAARAMYFVNDVNWPGGLPKRPGSVHIHTHRGTPLKYMGADLLDKPGARLGLDVPQLLRRADRWDYSLVANRHSELVWERAYPCHFTSLRTGSPRNDVLVGGGGERGAAFRLRHGIPAGHTVVLYAPTRRDYRRGGHVDRFDLARFAEDLGEGHTLVVRLHPGLAAGPARGLGLAELHRRGVLVDATGEPHVEDVLLAADLLVTDYSSLMFDYALLNRPIVVHADDWGAYAASRGVYFDLAAEPPGHVSRSYRELAWLLASGTWRDEESARLRAVFRDRFGEYDDGHAAERVVRTVLLGEDGWVPGPPTAEEPPAMPSADRDLLTSS; this comes from the coding sequence GTGCCCCGCTTCAGCGTCATCGTGCCCGTCTTCCGGGTGCAGGGCTTTCTGCGTGAGTGCCTCGACTCGGTCCTGGAGCAGTCCTACCGGGACATCGAGGTCATCGCCGTGGACGACCGCTCGCCGGACGGCTGCGGCGCGATCCTCGACGAGTACGCGGCGGGCGACGAGCGCGTCCGGGTGCTGCACCTGCCGGAGAACGTCGGTCTCGGCCGCGCCCGCAACGCCGGGATGCCCCACGCCACGGGCGACTTCCTGTTCTTCCTCGACAGCGACGACACCCTCACCCCGGGCGCGCTGCGCGCGATGGCCGACCGGCTGGCGGAGAGCGCCGACCCGGACGTGCTGGTCTTCGACTACGCCCGCACCCACTGGTGGGGCGGCACCCGCCGCAACGTCCTGGCCCACCTGCTCGCCCAGGCCGCCGAGGGCACCTTCACGGCCGCCGAACGCCCCGAGATCCTCGACCTGTTGATGGTGGTGTGGAACAAGGTCTACCGCCGTGACTTCGTCGAGCGGGAGGGCTTCACCTTCCCGCCGGGCTACTACGAGGACACACCCTGGACGTTCCCGGTGATGCTCAGCGCGGAGCGGATCGCCACGCTCGACCGGATCTGCCTGAACTACCGCCAGCGCCGCCAGGGCAACATCCTGTCCACCACCAGCCGCAAGCACTTCGACATCCACGACCAGTACGAGCGGGTCTTCGCGTTCCTCGACTCCCGCCCCGCTCTCGCGAGCTGGCGCCCCTACCTGCACACCAAGATGGGCGAGCACTGTCTGGACATCCTCTCCAAGCCGGACCGGCTGCCCTCGTCCGACAAGGGCGAGTTCTTCCGCCGTACGGCCGAGCTGTTCCGCGAGCACAAGCCGGCCGGTGCCGTGGTCCCGCCCGAACTGCGGGTGTTGGAGGGCGGTTACGCGGCGTACCGGGTCAAGCGGCAGGCGGGGCGGGCGGGCCGGGAGCTCGGGCGGCGCGCCGGGCAGGTACGCGGGGCGGCGGCGGTACGGGCGGCGCGCGGACGGTCCGTGGTGGCGGCCCACCGCCCGCTGGACCCGGACCTCGTCCTGTACGCGGCCTCCTCGCACCGGGGTGTCCTCGGCGACCCGGCCGCGATCCACCGCAAGGCACGGGAGATCGCGCCCCGGCTGCGCGGGGTGTGGGTGGTGCGGGACGAGGAGGAGGCGGCGACGGCGGGCCTGCTGCCGCCGGACGTCGAGCACGTGGTCCTCAACTCGCCGCGCCACCACCGGCTGGCCGCGCGGGCCATGTACTTCGTCAACGACGTCAACTGGCCCGGCGGCCTGCCCAAGCGTCCGGGCAGTGTCCACATCCACACCCACCGGGGCACCCCGCTCAAGTACATGGGCGCCGACCTGCTGGACAAGCCCGGTGCCCGGCTCGGCCTCGACGTGCCGCAGCTGCTGCGCCGCGCCGACCGCTGGGACTACAGCCTGGTCGCCAACCGGCACTCCGAGCTGGTGTGGGAGCGGGCGTACCCGTGCCACTTCACCTCGCTGCGGACGGGCAGCCCGCGCAACGACGTCCTGGTCGGCGGCGGAGGCGAGCGCGGGGCCGCCTTCCGGCTCCGGCACGGCATCCCGGCCGGCCACACGGTCGTGCTGTACGCCCCGACCCGCCGCGACTACCGCCGGGGCGGCCATGTCGACCGGTTCGACCTGGCCCGGTTCGCCGAGGACCTGGGCGAGGGGCACACCCTCGTCGTCCGGCTCCACCCCGGCCTCGCCGCCGGTCCCGCGCGCGGCCTCGGCCTGGCCGAGCTGCACCGGCGCGGGGTCCTGGTCGACGCGACCGGCGAACCGCACGTCGAGGACGTGCTGCTGGCCGCCGACCTCCTGGTCACCGACTACTCGTCCCTGATGTTCGACTACGCCCTGCTGAACCGGCCGATCGTCGTCCACGCCGACGACTGGGGCGCGTACGCGGCGAGCCGGGGCGTCTACTTCGACCTCGCCGCCGAGCCCCCGGGCCATGTCTCGCGCTCCTACCGGGAACTGGCCTGGCTGCTGGCCTCCGGGACCTGGCGGGACGAGGAGTCGGCGCGACTGCGGGCCGTCTTCCGGGACCGGTTCGGCGAGTACGACGACGGCCACGCCGCCGAACGCGTCGTACGGACCGTGCTGCTCGGGGAGGACGGGTGGGTGCCCGGGCCTCCGACGGCCGAGGAGCCGCCGGCGATGCCCAGCGCCGACCGCGACCTGCTGACCTCCTCGTGA
- a CDS encoding bifunctional glycosyltransferase/CDP-glycerol:glycerophosphate glycerophosphotransferase, whose amino-acid sequence MPRFSVIVPAYQVQAYLHECLESVLSQSYPDLELIAVDDGSPDACGAIIDEFTARDPRVKAVHLPETLGRGRARNAGAAEASGDYLLFLDGDDTLTPHALRSIADRLKETGEPDVLVYDYAHAHWNGGTVRNQAAVQLTEQGPAPFRLEDRPGLLHLVTAAWNKAYRREYVEQGGFAFPPGYYEDVPWTYPVLMGAESIATLDRVCVHHRQRRPGTVPGTAGRDHFDVFEQYDRLFAHLDAHPELASWRPVLFRRMVEHLATVFARHDRLPRALRAEFLRTARAHCRRYRAPGHPVPVRSRLRHTLVRLGLHHTFRAVRGAAALRRRTGRAAAGLLRALRSVALRAHYRVQLRLPVRADRAVFAAYGGLGHGCNPGALETALRTFAPHIRTAWIARPEHHHTIPTATRRITPGTAAYWTALARSKYLVTNADFGPRQVKRPGQIVVQTQRGTPLKHMGLDLHERPAAARETDFGLMLRSVDTWDHVLSANRHSALTWERVFPGTYRSLCHGQPRNDVFQQATPADVARLRESLGIPDGSVAILYAPTYRDYRRAQPPGLDLERVLRRLGPRFVVLARAHPVHGTPLARGAARVVDVTGHPSVEQLCLASDALVTDYSSIMFDYANLDRPIVIHAEDRQAYEAARGTYFDLRSFPPGAVARTEDELIDIFATGHWRGSRSAQLRAAFRTRFCPYDDGRAAERVVRRVVLGEDESALPPVIPLDERRPVPSAAASLAHSPQPTELSAAGERAFPEDAFVDGGFTEGVFSERVFSEGVFTDRV is encoded by the coding sequence TTGCCCAGGTTCAGTGTCATCGTCCCCGCGTACCAGGTTCAGGCGTACCTGCACGAGTGCCTGGAATCGGTGCTGTCCCAGTCGTATCCGGATCTGGAGCTGATCGCGGTCGACGACGGTTCGCCGGACGCCTGCGGCGCGATCATCGACGAGTTCACGGCCCGTGACCCGCGCGTGAAGGCCGTCCATCTTCCCGAGACCCTGGGGCGGGGCCGGGCACGCAACGCCGGGGCGGCCGAGGCGAGCGGTGACTATCTGCTGTTCCTGGACGGCGACGACACCCTCACCCCGCACGCGCTGCGGTCGATCGCGGACCGGCTGAAGGAGACGGGCGAGCCGGACGTCCTGGTGTACGACTACGCGCACGCCCACTGGAACGGCGGGACCGTCCGCAACCAGGCGGCCGTCCAGCTCACCGAGCAGGGCCCGGCCCCCTTCCGGCTGGAGGACCGCCCGGGGCTGCTGCACCTGGTGACGGCGGCCTGGAACAAGGCGTACCGCCGGGAGTACGTCGAGCAGGGCGGCTTCGCGTTCCCGCCCGGGTACTACGAGGACGTCCCGTGGACGTACCCGGTCCTGATGGGCGCCGAGTCGATCGCGACGCTGGACCGGGTGTGCGTGCACCACCGGCAGCGCCGGCCGGGCACCGTCCCCGGCACCGCCGGCCGCGACCACTTCGACGTCTTCGAGCAGTACGACCGGCTCTTCGCGCATCTCGACGCCCACCCCGAACTCGCCTCCTGGCGCCCGGTGTTGTTCCGCCGCATGGTCGAGCACCTGGCGACGGTGTTCGCGCGCCACGACCGGCTGCCGCGCGCGTTGCGGGCCGAGTTCCTGCGCACCGCCCGCGCCCACTGCCGCCGGTACCGCGCCCCGGGCCACCCCGTCCCGGTGCGCTCGCGCCTCAGGCACACCCTGGTCCGGCTGGGTCTGCACCACACCTTCCGCGCGGTGCGGGGCGCCGCGGCACTGCGCCGCCGCACCGGCAGGGCCGCCGCGGGTCTGCTGAGGGCGCTGCGGTCCGTCGCCCTGCGGGCGCACTACCGCGTCCAGCTCCGGCTGCCGGTACGTGCCGACCGGGCCGTGTTCGCCGCGTACGGCGGTCTCGGGCACGGCTGCAACCCGGGCGCCCTGGAGACCGCGCTGCGCACCTTCGCGCCGCACATCCGCACGGCGTGGATCGCCCGCCCCGAGCACCACCACACGATCCCGACGGCCACCCGCCGCATCACCCCGGGCACGGCCGCGTACTGGACGGCGCTGGCCCGCTCCAAGTACCTGGTGACCAACGCCGACTTCGGCCCCCGGCAGGTCAAGCGGCCCGGCCAGATCGTCGTCCAGACGCAGCGCGGCACCCCGCTCAAGCACATGGGCCTCGACCTCCACGAGCGCCCGGCCGCCGCCCGGGAGACGGACTTCGGCCTCATGCTGCGCTCGGTGGACACCTGGGACCACGTCCTGTCCGCCAACCGCCACTCCGCCCTGACCTGGGAGCGCGTCTTCCCCGGGACCTACCGCTCGCTCTGCCACGGCCAGCCCCGCAACGACGTCTTCCAGCAGGCCACGCCGGCGGACGTGGCCCGGCTGCGGGAGTCCCTCGGCATCCCCGACGGCTCGGTGGCGATCCTGTACGCGCCCACGTACCGCGACTACCGCCGCGCCCAGCCGCCCGGCCTCGACCTGGAGCGCGTCCTGCGCCGCCTCGGCCCCCGCTTCGTCGTGCTGGCCCGCGCCCACCCCGTCCACGGCACCCCCCTGGCCCGGGGTGCGGCCCGGGTGGTCGACGTCACCGGCCACCCGAGCGTCGAGCAGCTCTGCCTGGCCTCGGACGCCCTGGTCACCGACTACTCCTCGATCATGTTCGACTACGCCAACCTGGACCGCCCGATCGTGATCCACGCCGAGGACCGCCAGGCGTACGAGGCGGCCCGGGGCACCTACTTCGACCTGCGGTCCTTCCCGCCGGGCGCGGTCGCGCGCACCGAGGACGAGCTGATCGACATCTTCGCCACCGGCCACTGGCGCGGCTCCCGCTCGGCCCAGCTGCGCGCCGCGTTCCGGACGCGTTTTTGCCCGTACGACGACGGCCGCGCCGCCGAGCGGGTCGTACGCCGTGTGGTGCTGGGCGAGGACGAGTCGGCGCTGCCGCCGGTGATCCCACTCGACGAGCGCCGCCCGGTGCCCTCCGCCGCCGCGTCGCTCGCGCACTCCCCGCAGCCCACCGAGCTGTCGGCGGCCGGCGAGCGCGCCTTTCCCGAGGACGCCTTCGTCGACGGCGGCTTCACCGAGGGCGTCTTCAGCGAGCGCGTCTTCAGCGAAGGCGTCTTCACCGACCGCGTCTGA